The Pleurodeles waltl isolate 20211129_DDA chromosome 10, aPleWal1.hap1.20221129, whole genome shotgun sequence sequence GCTGCTATAGGGAAGGCTGATGGTTATGGGCCTAGAATAGGTGGCCGTTTCATCCCCTGCCTTTTATATTCGGATGACATAGTGATGGACCCTACCCCTAAAGGTCTAAATCACCATTTGGCCACCCTGAATCAAAACTCTATGCAGCACTCCTTGAAAATTATAACACTTAAATCTCAAGTAGTACGATTTGCGGGGAACAAAGTTGGGAAAAAAGCTAATTTCTCTTGGTCCCTTGGACAGCATAAGCTAGAGCAGGTAAACTTAAATTGTTTTCTAGGTAAAATTCTATCCGGCTCTCTCAGTGATCAAGATCATATCCGAAATAATATCAGCAAGGCCCTATCTCAAGCGCAAGGTTTAGTGGCCTTTTATAATGCTATTGGCCGGCGCCACTTTCTCCATTTACTCACAGCCTACCAAGCAAAGATCCCGGCCACCCGCTTGTATGCAATAGAATGTATTGAAATCTCGAAATGGGACTTCCTCGATAAAATAGAAGGGTGGTTTTTTAAAGACATTTCGCCTCTTGTAATACCTCAACCCCATTAGCAGCTTTAAGGCTAGAATTTGGCATTAAGAATCTCTTTGTCCAAGGCCTTGTGGCGGTGGTCCGGAAGGCCCACTGTCTAGCACATAGTGAGGAACGAACTCTGAGAAACCTGACTTTTATAGAAATCTTTAGTAGTTTGAGAGGAAAATCCAGGTTTTTCAGAAATTATACTCATGCGGTTCAGCTGTTAGAGCTGGATCCGGATCCGTCAACAACGGTAATGCATATTCTTCTTAAAAATAATCCCAAAGGAGGTGACATGGTCTAAGGGTTTTTTTAATGGATCAGGAGTTTTGCCTCCTAAAGAGGAGTCTCAAGAAAGTAACTAAAACTGTGACCCTCTAACATGCTCCCCCTTATCTTGTGTGGATTCTCCCGCATGGAGTGAGGCGCCTTTTCATCTTAATTAGATTAGATAGAGTGCCACTCAGGTAAttaatttccaaatgggatggAGCCACGAATATTTGTGACCTGTGCCAAGGGGGGAAGGGGTGCAGAATATTAAGCACATATTATTTATCTGCCCTGCTGTAACAATTCACCTGGAAAAAATGGCTGAAACCCTTCTATTTGTGACTAAATATTCAATCAGCTGAGGAGAATCTGAATATAAACCAACAAATGAAATGTTCTGTATTAGGATTTGTAATTTCTTTAAAtcctttttaaatttatttgaaaACCCTCTCGATTAGTGGGTGTGAGGGGTTTGCCAGCACTGACTCAATATAGTAATGTTGGGTCGGTGGTGAACGACTCCCTTGACTTACCTGGGAGTAAGGACCTTATTAGGATTTGTTGATTTTAAATGTGTCTTGTATAAACATGCTGATTGGTTTGAGGGTAGCATGTCTGTGTTAGATCTTTGGGTACCGGAAAATTCTGTGATTGCTCAACTGTGACTTTAATTTGGATATTCTCAGAAGGTGATCTGGGAAGTCAATAAGAATGATCTCTTTTGGAATCTTTTTTTCCTAAGCATAGTACTCAGGTTGCCATAGACGAGGTGTGTGGTAAAGAGTGGGAGGGGAGGactttccttttattattttagagaAAGTAACTGCAAGAACTTAATTTTATATGGAACTGTATTTATATTAGTTTATCGGTGTGTTTATGTTGtgcatgtggacctctttggagttctaAATCACGgaataaataaattgaattgagtgagctgaaggggtagggagtgcctGTAAAATCAATTAAGGAGGTCAgtgatagcttcaggattacgcagcctcagtattccgtgttcacacatttagttgcagcagccgcgcgtttttatttacaaattaagcactggataggaCACAGCTTTGAAGTCTACACACAGTGTGGGGCTATATAATGTAACAAACGCATGACAATAATGAAGTCACTTGTCTGCAATAACAGTTCTTCGTCCTGAAAATCTTGAAAAGCTATAAATTAACAAGGGGGACACTCCCAGCCTCAGCTGCGGTCTACGGCTGACTTGGATTCAGTAGATATTTTACGCACAGACCAACGTCATTGGGGAACAGGAGATGTGAAAAATATCAATAATTTTCCAGAGCTGAAGGGCATTGCGATTTCCTATCAACATTATCACATTAGTTTGAGTATTATTTTATGCACACACGGTCGACACTGTTTAAGTTTGAGAATTACAATGTACAGTACTTGCGATTACCACTAGATGTCAGCATATGCACGTTATGGGTCTAATAGCCAACATGCAGATATGAAACTTGTTTCGTCGTACTTAAATATTTTGGTCAAAAGTAACCATTTTCAGTTTGACAATGTTTATCTCTATAGGAGTTTACAGCTAACAGAATTATTTGAATGATGGTATTTTATAAAAGTGATGTGTAGGTCCGTTTATTTTGGCTGCATTTTCATTCTCTAGAAAAAACATTCGACGTGCTCTGCAATATTGTTGCAAAGTTGACAAACATTTCAGTTCTTCTGGTTGGTCAATTTTGCAGCCTTCGGCTGTGTGCGAAATGTCCTGTCGAAAATAGTTttggggaaataaatattttaacgttttacattttcaattttatttttttatttgtaaataattagggacagatttatgaaaagtggtgctgcacttagtgcaccccttagcgccaccatgtgtgcgccgtattaaaaaTATGGGGCACCCTGGCGGTACTTAGGGTGACTAGTGTTCAAAATTTTGACGGTAGTCCGgctctttgctggattagcgtaaaaaattatgcagctaatcctgcaaagcactcagaggcccattgtaatcaatgggagcctcttttcaaTACCTGCATTTAGCaaccattaaaaaaatgtttataaaaatggcacaaaggaatctgatagattcctttgcgccatttatacgcccccccccccccccccccagcaacgtAATGTCCCTGTTAGATACATTATtcctggcggaggcataatgtggcgcaaggggttacaaagtggcacaatgcaagcattgtgccactttgtaaagatggtgcagcgtttttgcccttctatagccacattagcataaaaaaattatgctaatatggctTTTGAATGGTGCAAGCCTTCCATAAATCTGGGGCTTAATCTGCtagtattttagttttttaaacagTCCCGGCCCGCCTGATTAGGCAccgtggacccccagggatccATGGGCCACAGTTTAAAACTAAAGAGTGCTTTTGATACGTGGGATGAGACTAATTTCTTAAACTGTATCTGAAAAGTTTATTTCTGCAATTGACTTGCTTTCTAATTTTTATTTCTAAGGTCATCAAAAGAAACTGATGCTGGCTGTGAAGAAACTGGTGGAAATCCAGCGAGCTGAGTATGGGAAGTACGAATCAGGCACTCTGAAGAGAAAGGCCGCAGAGAACCGGGAAATTGCGGCCATTGACTCCCCACCTCCAGATAGTGCTGAGTGTCAATCACCCAAGTTGAGCACCTTCCAGGACAGcgagctgagtggagagcttcaggCAGCCTTGACTGGGAGCGGTGAGGAAAACCTGGAGCGACAGACCAACCATGTCTCCCATGTGCGGGAAGGGCCCAGCTTCCGGACACCCGGTGCTAGGGTGGTGCGTGAGAACAGCCTTACCGGGCGGGCCAAGCACATCAGCAGCTCCCAAGAGTTGCTGGGAGATGGACCTAAGGCACAAACTGCCGGCATTTCCAAAAGTCAGGAATACTTGATAGATGACGCCAAGGAGGAACCTCCCAGCACAACCAAGGAAGTAAGGCCCATGAGGCATGGACACTCCATTAAAAGGGCAACTGTGCCCCCGGTGCCTGGAAAACCAAGGCAATCCTTCCCGCCTTCTGGGGGACAGAGTTACACGCCACCCCAAACGCCAACCAAGTTGAGGCCTTCATCACCGCAGACTTTAATAGTCCCTCATGCCACAGCCAAGGTAAAACCCACCCCTCAGATTCTTCAGCAGGTGGATTTATCATCCCCCAGGTCACTCCCTCAATCGCCAACCCACAGGGGATTTGCGTACGTGATGCCCCAGCCAGTCGAAGGGGAAGGGTCTGGCAGCCCTAGTCACATGGTAGGTCCATTAGCACAAGCTGTCCCCGTCTTGCCTGTTTCTGTACCGGTGCTGTGCCTTCCTCCAGCAGGCTCAGATTCGGACGAGGACCCTGCTAGACCCAAGAAGCGTGCCCACAGCCTGAATCGTTACGCAATGTCGGACACCGAACAGGACAAGGAGGAGCTGATGGTGCCTGATGCTATTCCCTATGCCACTGTCCAGCGGCGGGTGGGGCGAAGTCACTCAGTCAGGTCCCAATCCAGTCTTGATAAGAACGTTAATCGAAGCCAGTCTTTTGCGGTCCGCCCCAAGaagaaggggccaccacctcctccgCCAAAGCGGTCAAGCTCAGCCATGTCCAACACTAATCTGGCTGATGACTTCGGTAGAGAGGGGGAACAGGGCATGGAGAATGATATTGGGGAGGGCTACCGGGAGCAGAGAAGGGCGAGTGATTTTGGAGGGGCGGTGGACACTGGGAGTGCGGGGAGTGTGAAAAGCATTGCAGCAATGCTGGAGATGTCATCAATTGGTGGAGGTGCAAGAGCCATGTCTTTGCAGAGGGTGTATGGGGGCAAGTTTGTGGAAGGGTATCCCATCCACCCAGGCATGCTGCTACACCCTTCCAGTCCTGAGCACATcagggtggctgctgtgatgggcaCCGTGAAACACAGGGATGCCATTGGCTTAGATGGGGAAATTGTCAACCGACGTCGGACGATCAGTGGGCCGGTGACGGGTCTCATTGCTGCCGTGCGCAGAGAGCGCTCAGACAGTGTTAAGTCAGACAGCAGGAGAGATGTGGCTATGAACAGAGCGGTCGGAGAGCAGGAGGGGTCACCGCAGAACAGCTCATCCGAAAACATCCCATTTGCTGAAGAACGCAAGCAGACCATAAAGCAGCGGCCAAGACCGAAGACGGAGGCAATGGAGAGCAGCTCCTCAGCCCAGCGGCTGGCGGAGTCTGTGGCAATGAAGCACGGTGGTGATCTGTCCAAGGTGGAGTCCAGTATCACCCTCAAACGGAGGATACGAGCCCGGCAGAATCAGCATGACGTTAAGTTCATCCTCACCGAATCAGACACCGTGAAGAGGCGGCCCAAGACCAAGGACAGGGAGCTGTCGGTGTCATGTATTGAGGGGGGCTCCCTAACTGTGTACCAGAATGGCACTGGGACCTCAAAACGCAGACCCGTCTCAGAGATGAGCGGGCTGGACGTTCCCATGTCACAGGCCCAATCCACTGGGGATGGTGCCATGGGTAAGCAGGCTGGTGTGGCATTTGGATCCCCTGGGATGGATGGTGAGGTGAAGCGGCTGGTGAAACCTCCAGTCTCGCCCAAGCCAGTGCTGCCTCATCAAGCACAGAAGATTCAAGGATCTCCGACAGCAGCACCCAAGATGGCCCAGAGCCCCGGAAGTGCAGGTACTTTCTTCTAGCAGATAGACACAgtcacccttgaaacaaataagtCTATCCCTTCCATACTCCACCCTCATTCTCAGTTGTTTACTTTGCTGTCTCTTTCTTCTTCCTCTATATCTCACTCACTTTACTCTCTAATTCTCTCTTGATCTGAATCTCTCTTTCTTTTACTTTCTCTATCACTCTGGCTACATTTCTTTCTGGCTCTCCCCTGGATCTTCTTCTCTTTCTCTAACTCTTTCTCTCTGACTCTcaaccaccctccctccctttctgTTGCCTTTTCTCCTGCTCTCACCCTTTCTGGCCCTCTATTTTTCTTCTCCTAGGCTTCCTCTTCTCCCTTCTACTGTTTATACTGACCTGCTCCAATATCTCATAACCCAAGCCCCCGATTTGTCCAAAATGGCGCGGGTAGTCTGAAGGCTGTTGCTCCGAAATAGTTCACCTCAAGGGGGCGCTCAGAATAGAAGACAACCGACCCCCAGGGACATCCACAGCAGGGGATAGGGAAATTACACAAGAGAACTGGGTGAATGGTCAAATAACAGACCAGCAAACATGTAGCCCAAGCATTGGCCAACAGGTTAAACCAGGCGAACCATGTGTAGAggcctgtttttctttttaaaaaaaatgtattgcaagcatacaccacaaaaataaaactaATGAAATTAAAGAAATCAAACTGCCACCTACATGTGGGGTCCATTTGCTTgtgagaaaaaataataattacttgTAATTTAAACAGAAGCTGCCAAATGCTTCCTAGTAGGGAGGTGAGCTTGTTAGAGATGCAGAAACACTTTGTAATATTTATGCCCATCACAGAAAATATGATAGTTGTTGGCACAAAGAAGATGTATTATCGACTTTAAATTATTGCAACCTGAGGAGAAGGTTTAAACATAGAGCTTCACTAAACAATAAGACatgaagaatgaaaacaaaaagTACATTTTATAAGGAAAGTATAGGCTTACCAGCCCAGGCACTGCAGTGCACTTTAAGTCAGTGTGCACATGAGCatccaaaatgctgtcactcacagtgcaagGTAGCCAGGGGCGGAAGTGAGATGTGCCATTGCCCCCTGCAGTAAGCTGTGCTGGGCAGTGCTTGAAATGCAAAgatagaagtgcgggtactctgttATCAGGGTACCTGCTtgttgctgagaagtgccagtactctccaataaaacgtattacgtttttcttgagaagtgcaggtactctccctctcaaaataaaaaagtgccggtacttagtaccagagagtaccggcccatttaaagcacttgtggtgggaggaagcaaaatgCAATTGGCAGTGGTAAAGATTGATAGATGGAGAGGGCCAATCCAAAGCCTCTGTAGATATGTTTACACATATctatttttttattacatgaggCTGGTGAGGTTGATAAATCCATCTCTAGaccatacctaaaaaaaaaagtaggttAGTGAATAGGGTCATTTTTTTTTCATCCAGCAGCTATAAAGAGGCATTTAAATACATGAACACACTGTGGACGCAGATACTTTTCAGCACGGGTGCTACTGACACCCTAGGCTGCATTATTAGGACAGTCTCAGGAACACGCTGCAAAAATTAATTTTAAACTGGGGAACATGGATATATGGAGCTGACATTCCCAGCCTGGAACTGATGCGGAGAGATATGTTACTGACAAAGCAAGTGTAGTTCTGAGCCCTATCTAGATGCCTGGGTGTGAACAGCAGTCTGGAGGAAATGGCGGACTTGATAAATGGTCGTTGTCTGCTGTCAAATGTAATGTTCCCATGCATTGATTCTGGCTCTTTGTATTGTAATGTGCAGATCTGAGGCGGGTGCAGGGCACGCCCCCTCCAGTCTCTCCCAAGCCCACGCCACCACCGACAGCACCCAAACCGGGCAAGGCCCACGCGGTCATCCAATCTGTGAGTGCGAGCTCCACGCCAGTGCCCTCACCCGCCAAGCAGACCAGCGCCATCAAGCCCTCCAGCACTCCGCCTTCACTATGCTCCAGCCCAGCTAAACCGCTGACCCCAGGCCAGCCTCAGCAGGTTCCTGTGAAGCCGCCTAGATCATCGATAGCGGGGGCATCTGTGGAGGCACCGAGCACAGACACTGCGCATCAGAAGCTGGAGGAGACTAGTGCCTCCCTCGCCGCCGCCTTGCAAGCCGTGGAAGAGAAGATCAAGTTGGAGGAAGAAGAACAGAATGAGTATGAATTAAATTACTTAAGCCAAAGCTgcatgcacatgcaatttaccagtAGAAGTGATATGAGTAGATACAGAGATGCCACGGAAGGTTGTGTTAGTCTTAGCGAATGTCCTACGCACCAAGGCCATCACAAACGGGGAACAGCCAGGACAGCTCACCCCAGGCCCGCTCTTTTCAGAGTGCTGTGCTGCAATTGCTAAATATATTAATGATGCAGCCAATAATGTCAACTGCCCTAGGTCACGCCTTATAAGGATCGTCCTTGAAAAGTATGCCATGACATTAGTTTCTTTTGGATGCAACGCTTCCTGTAAAACATGGACCCTGCATCTTGGTTGGTTCCCAGACCCCCGACAGGCCTGATAAGGCCATATATACTCTGCCGTAATGCAGACATTGCAGCACTCAAGATGCAGAAGGCAAACTGGATGCAGGATAGAAGGGTGTGGATAAAAAAGCAGAGAACCACGAGTTCTATTCTAAGGTAATTGCAGGAAATAATTCAGGATACCATCAGAAAAAGTGCGAGGCAAAGAAAAGCTTATTTACTCCAGCCTAGTTGAAGAGTGTGTTTTATAAGCCAGGGTTTCTGCAGATGTGGGGCATAAAATGAGGTCAAAACATGATGTTTCTACAGGAATTGTTAAAGTCTAGCGTGTCATGAAGACTTAGTAAGACATGttcagctgcaccccacatggtcTCTATTTCAATCACATCAAAACACGAGGGCAGTGAAATCCTTTCTGAAATAGCATCACCTGAGAGACTACTTATAAAAAATACACTTTTGCTAAGAGTCTTTAAAATCCTGGCTGTTGCATAAACCATATATCTGCCTGTTGATGATCATAAGgtccttgaaattaacatgaattcTATGTCTTACAATTACACTGTTATAGTTTTAAAAGAGAAAGTTAACGTGTATTATTCTGGGGTACATGGTAGAATAAAAGCAAGAACTGAAAGTGGTGTCACAGTCTGTCATGGGGGAGTGGCGGGATACTTTACTGATCTCTACCGGGCACGCAGAGGGAATAACCGAGTGACCAGAGCAGTATCCTTCCTGACACTTGGCTTCTGGAGGAGAGTGGCAGCTTGGTGAATGGAGATTGTGGAGAGGCACTGCAGTTATTTAGGGTGTCAAAGGAGAAGAATACTGCACGTAGTAGAAGATATTCAAAGACAAACAGGAACCTGAGAGGCACCTGCTGCAAACTGGCATATTCCAAAGAACCAAGAGGCTGCTAGAAAGTCATGATTAAGATAACTAGTACTTGAAGGTGACACCGGGGCCATGTCACATAAAATTAGCAGTGTGTGTTTTAAttcaagacacagggggtcattacgagtctggcggtcactagactgccagactcgcggatggCAGTCAGATCGCCACCAAGGTGGCAGTCCGAGTgttacattacaaccctggcagtcgggccaCCAGCTCCCCCAGGATTGGAGGTCCCgacggtctggaggtggtggcgatCCTAATACcagtgctgccctggtgattatgagCCCCTTCTCTGCAATcggtgccatgaaaatgctggtggagaacaggtgcaggggaccccatggtggcccctgctcttggcatgggcagtgcaggagccctcctggccagcacccttgctttgcagacagtgaacattgcaacagtgaaCACTGTCACACAACAACTATGCAGAAACATTTTGGTCACACACTGCCACCTCCACAAATCTGCTTTCGTTAGTGGTCAAAGTTTTCTTCACTGAGCCCTGCCTTAACTTGCAACCAAGGACATGTATTAGTGCCGGTCACTACTTTTGCAGGTGAAAAGTAGAGGCCATAACTGAGAAGTAAATGGGAACTGGTGGAGATGCAAAGAGACAAATAGAGCACATTGCTCATTAGTTTAAGAAAAGCCCCAGCAATGACAATTTCAGGAACTGGAAGAAGTAGGCCCCCAAATTGACAGCAATAGTTTTGTTGAAAATAAGATCCTTAGGGCCAATTGTATCAATATTTGATGCAGTGCTATGCAGCAAGACAATTTGCTGAACTGTGTCAAACGGAGAGTGCAATTTTGACGCACTTCAAATTATACTACTATTGGTAAATCTAAGAATGTGCTAAAAAACATGGATGTATGCATTGAAACACCCACACTCTGCTGCCCATTTCATGCCTTCCTGGTGCAGATTAAcgtctggcagtgacttgcactgccttgtgttactccagaattACAAAGCAAagaagggccacacaaggtggcgttgcatggcttggtaaatctcacttaaggattGCATTGCATTTGGGTCACCTTGTGTGACACAAGGACCTAtcaatcctttgataaatctgggcctttgtgtgtAAATACCATGGGTGCCTAGAATATAAATAGACCAaacaaagtaaacaagcattggtgaagccaaaaggtctggcatgGGCTGCTGACTTTCGGCTCTAACCAAGAGACTGTAGTCTCAGAAATGGAACACAAGCAGTAAAACATCTACTTTTCAAATGTATAAAACAAAATTAGTGAAGAGTAGGTGGGCTGGCAGTGGTAGGACAGGGAAAAAGGCCAGCAAGGGAGCTACGAAATAAAGTGTGTGGTTGGAGGAAGCATTATGTGAAGGGGCACGGGAGCAGGGAAGGAAGTGGTAGACAACGCAATGGGTGCACAGATAGCCGAGAGAGAAGCGTGGGGGGTGGAATCAAAGAAATGAGTGGCAATTATAAGATAGAGAAATGGTACATCTGTTTAAAAGGGGAAAGTGGTGATTTAAACAAGTAGACAACCGGTTACTTGGGTTTTGCAGCATGAAGTCTTCTTGGTTCACGTGTTGTGCATGATTCTCCCTATAATGGTTGGGACCAGAGGTATTATACTATCAAAACATTTTTCTGAGGTTGAGTTGTCATTTTGTAatttcaactagaccattggattcCTGGCATCTCAGTTTTTCAAGAGGTTCCACAGAGATGTGGCAGCCCTAGAACAAATATTTAATTGCCACTTAGTGCGATTTGGAGCTTTTGGTATTGAGACAAAGAGttgctttgcttttttttaaatatctgatcTCCCTTTTCTTTCCCATCCTCCCTACAGCTCTACAGTTGAGTCAAAGAGCACAGTCAGTATCTTGGATGACATTGGCAGTATGTTCGATGACCTCGCCGACCAGCTGGATGCCATGCTGgaatgaggagagggagagaggatgCGGATAACCTCAGGATTTACAATGGGTACAAGGGCACAATGtcttctccatctcctcctcccTTAAAGACTCCTCTTGTACAGAATCCCTCTCCCTGGAAATTACCCGGTCCTGTTCGCACAAAGACGCTATAAAGATACCTCAGGACTGTGCCCGGTTTTCCAGTGCGGATCTCCACTCGGGACGGTGTGCGTCACCGGCTTTCAGGCAGAAGAATGGTTGGATCCGTTTCTTCTGCAACAAGACGGGCCTACTCCCGGGACACATGAAATGGAGACCCTCCCCCTTACGATGAtggttatgtgtgtgtttgtactgTGGCATGATGACTTGGTCGGCGCTGGTAGAGAGCCCAGTGACGTTCTGGGCAGCCTTTGGTCATTACTGAATGCTTTTCTTCCCTCCTGCTCCACCAAATTCCCCACCCTACCTAAGCAACCATGCATGGGTTACACACAATCACAAATCCTAATGTCAGGTCCTGGCTTCCAGGGACTCCAGACTGACCCACTCTCCACTAGCACACTGCACGAAAAAAATTTGCGACTTGCCCTATTGTA is a genomic window containing:
- the CASKIN1 gene encoding caskin-1 isoform X1: MGKDQELLQAVKTEDLITVQKLLQRPRPGKAKLLGSAKRVNVNFQDTDGFSALHHAALNGNTELILLLLESQAAVDIKDNKGMRALHYAAWQGKKEPMKLLLKSGSAVNIQSDEGQIPLHLAAQHGHYDVSEMLLQHQSNPCIMDISGKTPLDLACEFGRVGVVQLLLNSNMCAALLEPKPGDTTDPNGTSPLHLAAKNGHIDIIRLLLQAGIDINRQTKSGTALHEASLCGKTEVVRLLLDSGINAHIRNTYSQTALDIVNQFTGTQASKEIKQMLRDASAALQVRAVKDYCNNYDLTSLNVKAGDVITVLEQHPDGRWKGCIHDNRTGNDRVGYFPSSLVEAISKRTGSRGSDSSPSHLSSSPGSATTIAPAEEIWVLRKPLAGGDRSSIGSTGSARSSGSGQSGGSSANAIHAGAEGVKLLATLLAHRAPAPESSPVNGSGHAPEGPAAGSSRPQSVGSSPYIEQPHGDQGKKPEVLSEGKSSEAVFQWLCKFQLQLYAPNFINSGYDLPTISRMTPEDLTAIGVTKPGHRKKITAEINSLNIPEWLPEYKPANLSLWLSMIGLGQYYKVLVENGYESIDFITDITWEDLQEVGITKLGHQKKLMLAVKKLVEIQRAEYGKYESGTLKRKAAENREIAAIDSPPPDSAECQSPKLSTFQDSELSGELQAALTGSGEENLERQTNHVSHVREGPSFRTPGARVVRENSLTGRAKHISSSQELLGDGPKAQTAGISKSQEYLIDDAKEEPPSTTKEVRPMRHGHSIKRATVPPVPGKPRQSFPPSGGQSYTPPQTPTKLRPSSPQTLIVPHATAKVKPTPQILQQVDLSSPRSLPQSPTHRGFAYVMPQPVEGEGSGSPSHMVGPLAQAVPVLPVSVPVLCLPPAGSDSDEDPARPKKRAHSLNRYAMSDTEQDKEELMVPDAIPYATVQRRVGRSHSVRSQSSLDKNVNRSQSFAVRPKKKGPPPPPPKRSSSAMSNTNLADDFGREGEQGMENDIGEGYREQRRASDFGGAVDTGSAGSVKSIAAMLEMSSIGGGARAMSLQRVYGGKFVEGYPIHPGMLLHPSSPEHIRVAAVMGTVKHRDAIGLDGEIVNRRRTISGPVTGLIAAVRRERSDSVKSDSRRDVAMNRAVGEQEGSPQNSSSENIPFAEERKQTIKQRPRPKTEAMESSSSAQRLAESVAMKHGGDLSKVESSITLKRRIRARQNQHDVKFILTESDTVKRRPKTKDRELSVSCIEGGSLTVYQNGTGTSKRRPVSEMSGLDVPMSQAQSTGDGAMGKQAGVAFGSPGMDGEVKRLVKPPVSPKPVLPHQAQKIQGSPTAAPKMAQSPGSADLRRVQGTPPPVSPKPTPPPTAPKPGKAHAVIQSVSASSTPVPSPAKQTSAIKPSSTPPSLCSSPAKPLTPGQPQQVPVKPPRSSIAGASVEAPSTDTAHQKLEETSASLAAALQAVEEKIKLEEEEQNDSTVESKSTVSILDDIGSMFDDLADQLDAMLE
- the CASKIN1 gene encoding caskin-1 isoform X2, coding for MGKDQELLQAVKTEDLITVQKLLQRPRPGKAKLLGSAKRVNVNFQDTDGFSALHHAALNGNTELILLLLESQAAVDIKDNKGMRALHYAAWQGKKEPMKLLLKSGSAVNIQSDEGQIPLHLAAQHGHYDVSEMLLQHQSNPCIMDISGKTPLDLACEFGRVGVVQLLLNSNMCAALLEPKPGDTTDPNGTSPLHLAAKNGHIDIIRLLLQAGIDINRQTKSGTALHEASLCGKTEVVRLLLDSGINAHIRNTYSQTALDIVNQFTGTQASKEIKQMLRDASAALQVRAVKDYCNNYDLTSLNVKAGDVITVLEQHPDGRWKGCIHDNRTGNDRVGYFPSSLVEAISKRTGSRGSDSSPSHLSSSPGSATTIAPAEEIWVLRKPLAGSSRPQSVGSSPYIEQPHGDQGKKPEVLSEGKSSEAVFQWLCKFQLQLYAPNFINSGYDLPTISRMTPEDLTAIGVTKPGHRKKITAEINSLNIPEWLPEYKPANLSLWLSMIGLGQYYKVLVENGYESIDFITDITWEDLQEVGITKLGHQKKLMLAVKKLVEIQRAEYGKYESGTLKRKAAENREIAAIDSPPPDSAECQSPKLSTFQDSELSGELQAALTGSGEENLERQTNHVSHVREGPSFRTPGARVVRENSLTGRAKHISSSQELLGDGPKAQTAGISKSQEYLIDDAKEEPPSTTKEVRPMRHGHSIKRATVPPVPGKPRQSFPPSGGQSYTPPQTPTKLRPSSPQTLIVPHATAKVKPTPQILQQVDLSSPRSLPQSPTHRGFAYVMPQPVEGEGSGSPSHMVGPLAQAVPVLPVSVPVLCLPPAGSDSDEDPARPKKRAHSLNRYAMSDTEQDKEELMVPDAIPYATVQRRVGRSHSVRSQSSLDKNVNRSQSFAVRPKKKGPPPPPPKRSSSAMSNTNLADDFGREGEQGMENDIGEGYREQRRASDFGGAVDTGSAGSVKSIAAMLEMSSIGGGARAMSLQRVYGGKFVEGYPIHPGMLLHPSSPEHIRVAAVMGTVKHRDAIGLDGEIVNRRRTISGPVTGLIAAVRRERSDSVKSDSRRDVAMNRAVGEQEGSPQNSSSENIPFAEERKQTIKQRPRPKTEAMESSSSAQRLAESVAMKHGGDLSKVESSITLKRRIRARQNQHDVKFILTESDTVKRRPKTKDRELSVSCIEGGSLTVYQNGTGTSKRRPVSEMSGLDVPMSQAQSTGDGAMGKQAGVAFGSPGMDGEVKRLVKPPVSPKPVLPHQAQKIQGSPTAAPKMAQSPGSADLRRVQGTPPPVSPKPTPPPTAPKPGKAHAVIQSVSASSTPVPSPAKQTSAIKPSSTPPSLCSSPAKPLTPGQPQQVPVKPPRSSIAGASVEAPSTDTAHQKLEETSASLAAALQAVEEKIKLEEEEQNDSTVESKSTVSILDDIGSMFDDLADQLDAMLE